GCCCCCGATGATGTTGACGAGCCGGATCCGGCGGCGCACCCATCGGACCGAGCTCCCGACCCAGCCGAAGCCGAGGGCCACGAGGACGAAGGGGATGCCGAGCCCGATGCAGTAGGCGGCCGCGATGAGCGCGGCGCGGCCGGGGTCGCCCCCGAAGAGCGCGAGCGTCGACATCGCGGTGAGGGTGGGGCTGATGCAGGGCGTCCAGCCGATCGCGAACACGAGGCCGAGCAGCGGCGCCCCGAGGAGGCCGGTGCGCGGCTGCCAGCGCGGCTTGACGGTGCGCTGCAGCACCGTGACCTGGCCGATGAAGACGAGCCCCATGACGATGACGAGCGCGCCGCCGACGCGGAGCAGGACCGCCTGGTACTCGAGGATGAAGCGGCCGAGCGTGCCCGCGAGGATGAACAGCCCGAAGAACACGATCGAGAAGCCCGCGATGAAGAGGGCCGCCCCGAGCGCCGTGCGGCGGCGACTGTGCTCGCGGCCGGAGGTCGCGCCGCTCACGTAGCCGAGGTAGCCGGGCACGAGCGGGAGCACGCAGGGCGAGAGGAAGGAGAGGAGCCCGGCGGCGAGCGCGATCGGCAGCGCCAGCTGGAGCCCGCCGCTCGTCACGATGTCGCCGGGGCCCACCTCAGTCGCCCTCGGCGAGCGTGTCGTCGATGATGGTCGACACGAGCGCGGGGTCGGTGATGATGCCG
The Homoserinibacter sp. YIM 151385 DNA segment above includes these coding regions:
- a CDS encoding cytochrome c biogenesis CcdA family protein, encoding MGPGDIVTSGGLQLALPIALAAGLLSFLSPCVLPLVPGYLGYVSGATSGREHSRRRTALGAALFIAGFSIVFFGLFILAGTLGRFILEYQAVLLRVGGALVIVMGLVFIGQVTVLQRTVKPRWQPRTGLLGAPLLGLVFAIGWTPCISPTLTAMSTLALFGGDPGRAALIAAAYCIGLGIPFVLVALGFGWVGSSVRWVRRRIRLVNIIGGVLLIVVGVLMLTGLWQLVITAIGGFSSGFQNPL